One window of Brachionichthys hirsutus isolate HB-005 chromosome 21, CSIRO-AGI_Bhir_v1, whole genome shotgun sequence genomic DNA carries:
- the lrrc45 gene encoding leucine-rich repeat-containing protein 45, which yields MEDFRQTYRRLCDEAGLEPQEGVVAQLQDREAFRCSRLNLSGQGLSSDACAVLARALQHDAVFKEVSLSDCILTEEGAKALLAGLFYNTTVQVLDLKGNNLRAEGAKALGKLLAHNKTLRRLVLEWNALGIWDEGFSLLCEGLASNTGLVQLDLRNNQINHRGASELALALKSNHTLEVLDLRWNSIGLLGGRSLLEALQKNRSLVQLELAGNNVPSDTLRALEQTAAHNLDKQSTLRETHGRNLVLCKELNQLKEEKGWQFLRQTETIDRQRDEMERSNRSTSIQIGQLQEALNNRKSAVNSLTAKLQMREAELAFSEQKNHQLGELLTRVKAEKEEQTERQNQERMKEQEDGALTQSKLLREIQNLTGTNLQLKNKVAEMERKSKSQHEQIFETRQELAKNTAELKLRLAQAEDRLEMEKQRSKKALEDTELLRHKEVENVNQRLEDSGRSLQERIFKLEGQRKQLEEELSKARASCITERAQAEEELGRLQAQLRLEEQQHVSSLMDKLHSVRASLQEVQLHCSQQKQMISELQAKNSQQSIETDALRRRMEELQQELSGKEQEKVAEVGRVKLELQEQIGHLHAERTAQGGLKEKIGALERELKVLNSNHREALFDRESEMSSALEKLRLKEAEIRRMREDEVHRASYLQSAFVTCYQRSPPLHQSSSE from the exons ATGGAGGACTTCAGGCAAACCTACCGGCGTCTGTGTGACGAGGCGGGCCTGGAGCCTCAGGAGGGCGTTGTGGCTCAGCTCCAGGACCGCGAGGCTTTCCGCTGCTCCCGACTGAACCTGAGTGGACAGGGCCTGTCTTCGGATGCCTGCGCTGTGCTGGCGAGAGCCCTCCAACACGATGCGGTCTTTAAAGAGGTGTCGCTCAGCGACTGCATCCTCACTGAGGAAG GTGCCAAAGCACTGCTTGCTGGACTGTTCTACAACACGACAGTGCAAGTCCTGGATCTCAAG GGGAATAACTTGAGGGCCGAAGGGGCCAAGGCGTTGGGGAAACTTTTGGCACATAACAAGACTCTGCGGAG GCTGGTGTTGGAGTGGAACGCTCTGGGGATATGGGACGAAGGCTTCTCACTCTTGTGCGAGGGTTTGGCTTCTAACACTGGGCTGGTACAGCTTGACCTCCGCAACAATCAGATCAATCACCGTGGAGCATCTGAGCTTGCGTTGGCCCTTAAATCCAACCACACCTTGGAAGTGCTCG ACCTGAGGTGGAACAGCATCGGTCTGCTGGGGGGCAGGTCCCTCCTGGAGGCGCTGCAGAAGAACCGGAGTTTGGTGCAGCTGGAGCTGGCAGGAAATAACGTACCGAGCGACACACTCAGAGCACTTG aGCAGACAGCAGCACACAACTTGGACAAACAGTCCACCCTGAGAGAGACCCACGGCAGGAACCTGGTCCTCTGCAAGGAGCTGAATCAACTGAAAGAGGAAAAGGGATGGCAG TTCCTGAGGCAGACGGAGACCATAGACAGGCAGAGGGATGAAATGGAGCGCTCCAACAG ATCCACTTCCATTCAGATAGGCCAACTCCAAGAAGCTCTGAATAACAGGAAGTCAGCTGTCAACTCTCTCACTGCCAA ACTCCAGATGAGAGAGGCTGAACTTGCCTTCTCTGAGCAGAAAAATCACCAACTGGGAGAGTTGCTGACGCGGGTGAAAGCTGAGAAGGAAGAACAGACGGAACGGCAGAACCAGGAAAGGATGAAAGAGCAGGAG GATGGCGCACTCACACAAAGTAAACTGCTCAGAGAAATCCAAAATCTGACAGGGACCAACCTCCAACTCAAGAATAAA GTGGCAGAGATGGAGCGGAAGTCTAAATCTCAGCATGAGCAGATCTTTGAGACGAGGCAGGAACTGGCCAAAAACACGGCAGAGTTAAAGTTGCGGCTTGCACAAGCAGAAG ACCGTCTGGAAATGGAGAAGCAAAGGTCCAAGAAAGCTCTGGAGGACACGGAGCTACTGCGTCACAAGGAG GTGGAGAATGTGAATCAACGTCTAGAAGACAGTGGGAGATCTCTCCAGGAACGCATCTTCAAACTGGAGGGACAACGGAAACAGCTGGAAGAG GAGCTGAGTAAAGCCAGAGCGTCGTGTATAACTGAGAGGGCCCAAGCAGAGGAAGAACTGGGGAGGCTGCAAGCTCAGCTGCGTCTGGAGGAG cagcagcacgtgtCATCCTTGATGGATAAGCTTCACTCAGTGCGTGCATCGCTGCAGGAGGTGCAGCTTCACTGTTCccagcagaaacagatgatCTCTGAACTGCAGGCCAAGAACAGCCAACAGAGCATTGAGACGGACGCTCTGCGTCGCAGGATGGAGGAGCTCCAGCAG GAGCTGTCAGGCAAGGAGCAGGAGAAAGTGGCCGAGGTCGGCCGGGtgaagctggagctgcaggaacagATCGGACATTTGCATGCAGAGCGGACGGCACAGGGAGGGCTCAAGGAGAAAATCGGCGCTCTGGAGAGAGAGCTTAAAG TACTTAACAGTAACCATAGAGAGGCGCTCTttgacagagagagtgagatgtCTTCCGCGTTGGAGAAGCTGCGGCTGAAAGAGGCGGAGATCCGGAGGATGAGAGAGGACGAAGTGCACAGAGCCAGCTACCTGCAAAGTGCCTTCGTCACATGCTACCAGCGCTCTCCTCCCCTTCACCAGAGCTCCAGCGAATGA